In Alteromonas sp. V450, the following proteins share a genomic window:
- a CDS encoding crotonase/enoyl-CoA hydratase family protein, translating to MAFNLAINNDIAVITFDDGKVNAVGFELIQQFNDALDEAEKNAKAVVLHGGDGKFCGGFDLSVMKADDKAKQHELVSKGADLIVRLYSYPLPVVVAAEGHSIAMGAIMLMAGDLRIGKDADTKYGLNETAIGMVLPPFGMELAKARLSNTSQTEALLFSRIYQGQEAVKAGFLDAAVPQEQVLATAMGYAEKLKMLPKQSFAESKIQLRKETLAKMKA from the coding sequence ATGGCGTTCAATTTAGCTATTAACAACGATATTGCGGTAATCACTTTTGACGACGGAAAAGTTAACGCCGTGGGCTTTGAACTTATACAACAATTCAACGACGCCCTAGATGAAGCAGAAAAAAACGCAAAAGCAGTTGTATTGCACGGCGGTGATGGAAAATTTTGCGGAGGCTTTGATCTATCCGTAATGAAAGCCGACGACAAAGCTAAACAGCACGAGTTGGTGTCGAAAGGCGCTGACTTGATCGTTCGTCTTTATAGCTACCCGCTACCGGTTGTGGTTGCTGCAGAAGGGCATAGTATTGCAATGGGTGCTATCATGTTGATGGCGGGTGACTTGCGTATTGGTAAAGACGCAGACACAAAATATGGCCTTAACGAAACGGCTATCGGTATGGTTTTACCGCCCTTCGGCATGGAATTAGCCAAAGCCAGGCTTTCCAACACAAGCCAAACCGAAGCCCTGCTTTTCTCTCGTATCTATCAAGGTCAAGAAGCCGTAAAAGCAGGCTTCTTAGATGCCGCTGTGCCTCAAGAGCAGGTATTAGCTACAGCCATGGGCTATGCCGAAAAGCTCAAAATGCTGCCTAAACAGTCTTTTGCTGAATCTAAAATCCAGTTACGTAAAGAAACGCTTGCCAAAATGAAGGCGTAA